A region from the Cryptosporangium arvum DSM 44712 genome encodes:
- the upp gene encoding uracil phosphoribosyltransferase yields MQTLVVDHPLASARLTTMRDARTEPAVFRAALRELTLMLVYEATREIEVERYPIHTPVARTTGIRLGNPPLLVPVLRAGLGMAEAAFGLLPEASMGFVGLARDEETFQPRAYMESLPADLTGRPVFVLDPMLATGGSLQHCVGLLTQRGATDVTVICALAAPEGIRHLEEADLPIRVVTASIDERLNDSAYIVPGLGDAGDRQFGSV; encoded by the coding sequence GTGCAGACGCTAGTTGTGGATCACCCGCTCGCCAGTGCCCGTCTCACCACGATGCGCGACGCGCGCACCGAGCCGGCCGTCTTCCGTGCCGCGCTGCGTGAGCTGACGCTCATGCTCGTCTACGAGGCCACTCGTGAGATCGAGGTCGAGCGGTACCCGATCCACACGCCGGTCGCACGGACCACCGGCATCCGCCTCGGCAACCCGCCGCTGCTCGTTCCGGTGCTGCGGGCCGGCCTGGGCATGGCCGAGGCCGCGTTCGGGCTGCTCCCGGAGGCGTCGATGGGCTTCGTCGGCCTCGCGCGCGACGAGGAGACCTTCCAGCCCCGCGCCTACATGGAGTCGCTGCCTGCGGACCTCACCGGCCGCCCGGTGTTCGTGCTCGACCCGATGCTGGCCACCGGCGGCTCCCTGCAGCACTGCGTGGGCCTGCTCACCCAGCGCGGAGCCACCGACGTGACCGTGATCTGCGCGCTCGCCGCCCCCGAGGGGATCCGTCACCTGGAGGAGGCCGACCTCCCGATCCGGGTGGTGACGGCCAGCATCGACGAGCGCCTCAACGACAGCGCCTACATCGTCCCCGGCCTGGGCGACGCCGGCGACCGCCAGTTCGGCTCCGTGTAA
- a CDS encoding phospho-sugar mutase: protein MTETSGWTGPEVAALRHRTEEWIADDPDPVTRAELQAVLAGLPGSLDDLADRFAGPLTFGTAGLRGPVRAGPNGMNRAVVRAAAAGLCAYLDDHGSGGPVVIGYDARRGSADFAAETAAVVTGTGRAALLLPRPLPTPVLAYAVRRLDAAAGVMVTASHNPPADNGYKVYLGDGAQIVPPADREIEARIRAVSQLAAVPLGTAAQSVDEHVVEEYVATTVQAVVRTDPGADARRAALRVAYTPLHGVGRVLAEQAFAVAGFAAPHVVASQAEPDPAFPTVAFPNPEEPGAVDELLALASSVDADIAIANDPDADRCAVAVPGPGGWRLLHGDEVGVLLADALLRNGVKGTYATTIVSSSLLSTLAAARGARAAETLTGFKWIVRAADDLAYGYEEALGYAVAPGVVRDKDGISAALAIADLAAALKADGKTLDDRLDELAVEFGLHATSQLSVRVSDLREIGALMARVRSAPPASLLGRPVTQVHDRLPDADVLTVRAPGVRVVVRPSGTEPKLKAYLEVVVPVSAGVATARELVAEQLGTLRGEVAEALGV from the coding sequence ATGACCGAAACGTCCGGCTGGACCGGCCCCGAAGTGGCGGCGCTGCGTCATCGCACCGAAGAGTGGATCGCCGACGACCCCGATCCGGTGACGCGCGCCGAGCTCCAAGCCGTGCTGGCCGGGCTCCCGGGCAGCCTGGACGACCTCGCCGACCGGTTCGCCGGACCGCTCACGTTCGGCACCGCCGGTCTGCGCGGGCCGGTGCGGGCCGGCCCGAACGGCATGAACCGGGCCGTGGTCCGGGCGGCCGCCGCGGGCCTCTGCGCCTATCTGGACGACCACGGCTCCGGCGGACCGGTGGTCATCGGGTACGACGCCCGGCGCGGGAGTGCCGACTTCGCGGCCGAGACCGCCGCGGTGGTGACCGGCACCGGCCGGGCCGCGCTGCTGCTGCCCCGGCCGCTGCCGACGCCCGTGCTGGCCTACGCCGTGCGCAGGCTCGACGCCGCCGCCGGCGTGATGGTGACCGCGAGCCACAACCCGCCCGCCGACAACGGCTACAAGGTCTACCTCGGCGACGGTGCGCAGATCGTCCCGCCCGCCGACCGGGAGATCGAGGCGCGGATCCGGGCGGTCTCGCAGCTGGCCGCGGTCCCGCTCGGCACCGCGGCCCAGTCGGTCGACGAGCACGTCGTCGAGGAGTACGTCGCGACGACCGTGCAGGCCGTGGTCCGCACCGACCCCGGCGCCGACGCCCGGCGCGCGGCGCTGCGGGTGGCGTACACACCGCTGCACGGCGTCGGGCGGGTGCTGGCCGAGCAGGCGTTCGCCGTCGCGGGGTTCGCGGCGCCGCACGTCGTGGCCTCACAGGCCGAGCCGGACCCGGCGTTCCCGACGGTCGCGTTCCCGAACCCGGAAGAGCCCGGCGCGGTCGACGAGCTGCTCGCGCTGGCGTCGTCGGTCGACGCGGACATCGCGATCGCGAACGACCCGGACGCCGACCGGTGCGCGGTCGCGGTGCCCGGCCCGGGAGGGTGGCGCCTGCTGCACGGTGACGAGGTGGGAGTGCTGCTGGCCGACGCGCTGCTGCGCAACGGCGTCAAAGGCACGTATGCGACGACGATCGTGTCGTCGTCGCTGCTCTCGACGCTGGCCGCGGCCCGGGGCGCGCGGGCGGCCGAGACGCTCACCGGGTTCAAGTGGATCGTCCGGGCCGCCGACGACCTGGCCTACGGGTACGAGGAGGCGCTCGGGTACGCGGTCGCGCCGGGCGTCGTCCGGGACAAGGACGGGATCTCCGCGGCGCTCGCGATCGCCGACCTGGCCGCCGCGCTGAAAGCGGACGGCAAGACGCTCGACGACCGGCTGGACGAGCTCGCGGTGGAGTTCGGGCTGCACGCGACGTCGCAGCTGTCGGTGCGGGTGTCCGACCTCCGGGAGATCGGGGCGCTGATGGCCAGGGTCCGATCCGCCCCCCCGGCCTCGTTGCTCGGGCGGCCGGTGACCCAGGTGCACGACCGGCTGCCGGACGCGGACGTGCTGACGGTGCGCGCGCCCGGAGTGCGTGTCGTGGTGCGTCCGTCCGGTACCGAGCCCAAGCTCAAGGCGTACCTGGAGGTCGTGGTGCCGGTCTCGGCCGGGGTGGCCACCGCTCGGGAGCTCGTGGCCGAGCAGCTGGGCACCCTGCGTGGCGAGGTGGCGGAGGCGCTCGGGGTCTGA
- a CDS encoding glycosyltransferase has protein sequence MTGLRIAHFSDTFLPRRDGVITSIRTLAGALAERGHESVLFAPGYPSRSPVGFPVVGLPSVPCGVADLRLATWPRSRQVARVAAEAPDVVHVHTPGPAGLLGVLAAAKLGLPLVQTYHTDLHAYLEAYKIPTTALRLIRAAYARRLAAPSPFDESDLLPAGTASAVGPGAFGPGAGRDGRTPARRRAALRVVRGAAGAWRSERRSATRCGLLDAANAAFFGGTDVVVVPTAAVLRRSALPVDPARVVQVPTGVRERPASAGARVAFRDRYGIPADAPLVLFVGRVNREKNVDALLAATATLASSLPAVRVALVGAVYEPRWLGALLRRHGVGDRVVTTGQLPAGAVAEAYAAADVFAFPSLTDTQGLVLQEAALAGLPVVLSDTVLHAHGPLAGAAVCASGDGFAVAIAGLLTDPDLAAVTAAACRAAALRHTPDAYGAAIEAVYHRARAGKHTSSPLRAIA, from the coding sequence ATGACGGGCCTGCGCATCGCGCACTTCTCGGACACGTTCCTACCCCGGCGGGACGGCGTCATCACGTCGATCCGCACGCTGGCGGGCGCGCTGGCCGAGCGGGGGCACGAGAGCGTGCTGTTCGCGCCCGGGTACCCGTCGCGGTCCCCGGTCGGGTTCCCCGTCGTCGGGCTTCCCTCGGTGCCGTGCGGGGTCGCCGACCTGCGGCTGGCCACGTGGCCGCGGTCGCGTCAGGTGGCGCGGGTGGCGGCCGAGGCCCCCGACGTCGTGCACGTCCACACGCCGGGCCCCGCGGGTCTGCTCGGCGTGCTGGCGGCGGCGAAGCTGGGGTTGCCGCTGGTGCAGACCTACCACACCGATCTGCACGCTTACCTGGAGGCGTACAAGATCCCCACCACCGCGCTGCGGCTGATCCGCGCCGCCTACGCCCGCCGCCTGGCCGCGCCGTCGCCGTTCGACGAGTCCGACCTGCTCCCGGCCGGGACGGCGTCCGCAGTAGGGCCGGGGGCGTTCGGCCCGGGCGCGGGGCGGGACGGGCGGACGCCGGCGCGGCGGCGGGCGGCGTTGCGGGTGGTGCGCGGGGCCGCGGGAGCCTGGCGGTCCGAGCGCCGGTCGGCCACGCGGTGCGGCCTGCTCGACGCCGCGAACGCGGCGTTCTTCGGCGGAACCGACGTCGTCGTCGTGCCGACCGCGGCCGTGCTCCGGCGCTCGGCGCTGCCGGTCGACCCGGCCCGGGTCGTCCAGGTGCCGACCGGCGTGCGTGAACGGCCGGCGTCGGCGGGGGCGAGGGTCGCGTTCCGCGACCGGTACGGCATCCCGGCCGACGCCCCGCTGGTGCTGTTCGTCGGCCGGGTGAACCGGGAGAAGAACGTCGACGCGCTGCTCGCGGCGACCGCGACGCTGGCCTCGTCGCTCCCGGCCGTGCGGGTCGCGCTGGTCGGGGCGGTGTACGAGCCCCGGTGGCTCGGTGCGCTGCTGCGCCGGCACGGTGTCGGCGACCGGGTGGTGACCACCGGGCAGCTCCCGGCGGGCGCGGTGGCCGAGGCCTACGCCGCCGCCGACGTGTTCGCGTTCCCTTCGCTCACCGACACCCAGGGCCTGGTGCTGCAGGAGGCCGCGCTGGCGGGGCTGCCGGTCGTGCTCAGCGACACCGTGCTGCACGCGCACGGCCCGCTCGCCGGCGCCGCGGTCTGCGCGTCCGGCGACGGCTTCGCGGTCGCCATCGCCGGGTTGCTCACCGACCCCGACCTGGCCGCGGTCACGGCCGCGGCCTGCCGCGCCGCCGCGCTCCGGCACACCCCCGACGCGTACGGCGCCGCGATCGAAGCCGTCTACCACCGCGCCCGGGCCGGCAAGCACACCTCCTCGCCCCTGCGAGCCATCGCCTGA
- a CDS encoding AMP-binding protein: MTPTDPGWAFRAARDLLLETANDYPAAIRRFEWPDFSEFNWALDWFDGYLATRHADDRALWIVDGDGNEGCLTFGELSHRSGRLACWLRRRGVRRGDRVLVQLGNQVELWESLLALMKLGAVAVPTSPLLAPSEVAGRMARADVAHLIVRSDRTAGLPGAGTRIAVGEPVDGWLGYDDFRTETGRFTPDGPTRADDPLLILFTPGTTGWAKAIVHTHVSYPVGHLTTMYWAGLRPGDVHLSVSSPGWTKHLCGNVFAPWNAGACVLVHAAPPPAPQVLFALLARCRVTTMCAPPKVWRTLAAAADLAEWRDRLPHLRELVTISEPVGVGVVDRVRQAWKLTIREGYGQSEATALVAHTPGQPVTLGAMGRPLPGCPVVLVDPLSGYPAAPGEEGEICLDLTRRPLGLMSHYFDAVEPAVAGRAPVTRGRYYRTGDVAVADECGYLRYLGRVEDVFTHGRHRISPVELEGVLAEHEAVGEAAVVPTPEAAGTSPKAYIDLADGYRPGPETAREILRYARSHLPPYQRVRRVEFGPLPRTLSGKVRRIELRKRERGDHRRPHEYREEDFPDLD; this comes from the coding sequence GTGACACCGACCGATCCGGGCTGGGCGTTCCGGGCTGCCCGAGATCTGCTCCTGGAGACCGCCAACGACTACCCGGCGGCGATCCGCCGGTTCGAGTGGCCGGATTTCAGCGAGTTCAACTGGGCGTTGGATTGGTTCGACGGATACCTGGCCACCCGGCACGCCGACGACCGGGCGCTGTGGATCGTCGACGGCGACGGGAACGAGGGGTGCTTGACGTTCGGCGAGCTGAGCCACCGCTCCGGCCGGCTCGCCTGCTGGCTGCGCCGCCGCGGTGTGCGCCGGGGCGACCGGGTGCTGGTGCAGCTCGGTAACCAGGTGGAGCTGTGGGAATCGCTGCTCGCGCTGATGAAGCTCGGCGCGGTCGCGGTGCCCACTTCGCCGCTGCTGGCGCCGTCCGAAGTCGCCGGACGCATGGCCAGGGCGGACGTCGCCCACCTGATCGTGCGCTCCGACCGAACCGCCGGGCTACCCGGCGCCGGCACCAGGATCGCGGTGGGGGAGCCGGTGGACGGCTGGCTCGGCTACGACGACTTCCGCACGGAGACCGGCCGCTTCACCCCGGACGGGCCGACCCGCGCCGACGATCCGCTGCTGATCCTGTTCACCCCGGGCACGACCGGGTGGGCGAAAGCGATCGTCCACACCCACGTCTCGTACCCGGTGGGGCACCTGACGACGATGTACTGGGCCGGCCTGCGCCCCGGCGACGTCCACTTGAGCGTCTCGTCGCCCGGCTGGACCAAGCACCTGTGCGGGAACGTGTTCGCCCCGTGGAACGCCGGTGCCTGCGTCCTGGTCCACGCGGCGCCGCCGCCCGCACCGCAAGTGCTGTTCGCGCTGCTGGCGCGCTGCCGGGTGACGACGATGTGCGCGCCGCCGAAAGTCTGGCGGACGCTGGCCGCCGCCGCGGACCTGGCCGAGTGGCGCGACCGGCTGCCTCACCTGCGTGAGCTGGTCACGATCAGTGAGCCGGTCGGGGTCGGGGTCGTCGACCGGGTCCGGCAGGCCTGGAAGCTCACGATCCGGGAGGGCTACGGGCAGTCCGAGGCGACCGCGCTGGTGGCCCACACGCCCGGGCAGCCGGTCACGCTCGGCGCGATGGGCCGCCCGCTGCCCGGCTGCCCGGTGGTGCTCGTCGATCCGCTGAGCGGCTACCCGGCTGCGCCGGGCGAGGAGGGTGAGATCTGCCTCGACCTCACCCGGCGTCCGCTGGGCCTGATGTCCCACTATTTCGACGCCGTGGAGCCGGCCGTCGCCGGCCGCGCGCCGGTCACCCGGGGGCGGTACTACCGCACCGGCGACGTCGCGGTCGCCGACGAGTGCGGTTACCTGCGCTATCTCGGTCGGGTCGAGGACGTCTTCACGCACGGGCGGCACCGGATCTCGCCGGTCGAGCTCGAAGGGGTGCTGGCCGAGCACGAAGCGGTCGGCGAGGCCGCGGTGGTGCCGACCCCCGAGGCCGCGGGCACCTCGCCGAAGGCGTACATCGACCTCGCCGACGGGTACCGCCCCGGCCCCGAGACCGCGCGGGAGATCCTGCGCTACGCCCGCTCGCACCTGCCGCCCTACCAGCGCGTCCGCCGCGTGGAGTTCGGCCCGCTACCGCGCACCCTCTCCGGCAAGGTCCGCCGGATCGAACTCCGCAAACGCGAACGCGGCGACCACCGCCGCCCCCACGAGTACCGCGAGGAAGACTTCCCCGACCTCGACTAG